From Paraburkholderia flava, a single genomic window includes:
- a CDS encoding enoyl-CoA hydratase/isomerase family protein — MDRSPFEQPVLIERVGDVLSFTLNRPDDGNEVSGPMFDAMTAALRSEVAEPGARVLRIRGSGNVFCTGRERAGRDAVTIRPEVARLIELKRLVRSTSMISIAEVNGDAHGFGFGLAILCDFTLVSSSATLAFPEMRKGLPPAAIMAYVGRYALPKALFPMVLFGDTLTPASALQAGLITQVCEPAALRGDADALTDRILALDDEGARQCKAFFQAAEESPIEQNFRSATDMLTVTSLRLMQGR, encoded by the coding sequence ATGGATCGCAGTCCGTTTGAGCAGCCGGTTTTGATCGAGAGAGTGGGTGATGTGCTGAGTTTCACATTGAATCGCCCGGACGACGGCAACGAGGTCTCCGGTCCGATGTTCGACGCGATGACTGCGGCGTTACGCAGTGAAGTCGCGGAGCCGGGCGCGCGCGTGCTGCGCATCCGCGGGAGTGGCAACGTGTTTTGTACCGGACGCGAGCGCGCCGGGCGCGATGCCGTGACGATCCGTCCGGAAGTCGCGCGGTTGATCGAACTGAAGCGCCTTGTGCGCAGCACGTCGATGATTTCGATCGCCGAGGTGAATGGCGACGCGCATGGCTTCGGCTTCGGACTCGCGATTCTGTGCGACTTCACGCTGGTGTCGTCGAGCGCGACGCTGGCGTTTCCCGAGATGCGCAAGGGCTTGCCGCCCGCGGCGATCATGGCCTATGTGGGCCGCTACGCGCTGCCGAAGGCACTGTTTCCGATGGTGCTGTTCGGCGACACGCTGACGCCCGCCTCCGCGTTGCAGGCGGGGCTGATCACGCAGGTCTGCGAGCCTGCCGCGCTGCGCGGCGACGCCGATGCGCTTACCGATCGCATTCTCGCGCTCGACGACGAAGGCGCGCGTCAGTGCAAGGCGTTCTTTCAGGCTGCAGAAGAAAGCCCGATCGAACAGAACTTCCGCAGTGCGACCGACATGCTGACCGTCACGAGTCTGCGACTGATGCAGGGGCGCTGA